The following coding sequences lie in one Rutidosis leptorrhynchoides isolate AG116_Rl617_1_P2 chromosome 4, CSIRO_AGI_Rlap_v1, whole genome shotgun sequence genomic window:
- the LOC139844304 gene encoding S-adenosylmethionine synthase 3 produces the protein METFLFTSESVNEGHPDKLCDQVSDAILDACLEQDPESKVACETCTKTNMVMVFGEITTKATVNYEKIVRDTCREIGFTSADVGLDADNCKVLVNIEQQSPDIAQGVHGHLTKKPEEIGAGDQGHMFGYATDETPELMPLTHVLATKLGAKLTEVRKNKTCAWLRPDGKTQVTVEYRNDNGAMVPIRVHTVLISTQHDETVTNDQIAADLKEHVIKPVIPAQYLDNNTIFHLNPSGRFVIGGPHGDAGLTGRKIIIDTYGGWGAHGGGAFSGKDPTKVDRSGAYIVRQAAKSVVASGLARRCIVQVSYAIGVAEPLSVFVDTYKTGTIPDKDILVLIKENFDFRPGMMSINLDLKRGGNYRYQKTAAYGHFGREDPDFTWETVKVLKPKA, from the coding sequence ATGGAGACTTTCCTATTTACATCAGAATCTGTCAACGAAGGTCACCCAGACAAACTCTGCGACCAAGTCTCGGATGCAATCCTTGACGCTTGTTTAGAACAAGACCCAGAAAGCAAAGTCGCATGTGAGACATGTACAAAGACTAACATGGTTATGGTCTTTGGTGAGATCACTACTAAAGCTACTGTAAACTACGAGAAGATAGTCCGTGATACGTGCAGAGAAATAGGATTTACATCAGCCGATGTTGGTCTTGATGCTGACAACTGCAAGGTGTTGGTCAATATCGAGCAACAGAGTCCGGATATTGCTCAGGGTGTTCATGGACACCTTACTAAGAAGCCAGAAGAAATTGGTGCTGGTGACCAAGGACATATGTTCGGTTACGCGACCGATGAAACACCCGAGCTTATGCCATTGACTCATGTCTTAGCAACTAAGCTCGGTGCTAAGTTAACCGAAGTTAGAAAGAACAAGACGTGCGCGTGGCTCCGTCCTGACGGTAAAACACAAGTGACAGTTGAATACCGTAACGATAACGGTGCGATGGTTCCGATTAGGGTTCACACCGTCCTTATCTCAACGCAACATGACGAGACGGTGACTAACGATCAAATTGCAGCCGATCTTAAGGAACACGTGATCAAACCAGTCATCCCGGCTCAGTATCTTGACAACAACACAATTTTCCATCTAAATCCCTCGGGTCGGTTTGTGATAGGTGGTCCCCACGGTGATGCGGGTCTAACCGGAAGGAAGATTATTATTGACACGTATGGCGGTTGGGGGGCCCACGGTGGTGGTGCTTTCTCCGGGAAAGATCCAACTAAGGTGGATAGGAGTGGTGCTTATATTGTTAGGCAAGCGGCTAAGAGTGTAGTGGCTTCGGGACTTGCACGTAGGTGCATTGTTCAGGTTTCTTATGCTATTGGTGTGGCTGAACCGTTATCCGTGTTTGTTGACACGTATAAAACAGGAACGATCCCAGATAAGGATATCCTTGTTCTGATTAAGGAGAATTTTGACTTTAGGCCAGGAATGATGTCGATCAATCTTGACTTGAAAAGGGGTGGTAACTACAGGTATCAGAAGACTGCTGCTTATGGTCATTTCGGTCGTGAAGATCCTGATTTCACTTGGGAGACTGTCAAAGTTCTTAAGCCTAAAGCTTGA
- the LOC139844305 gene encoding thioredoxin-like 3-3, with translation MEATKTQNQSQITQQHGNLITASNDEHLTNIFHRIRTSKSPAVINFGASWCRVCAEIMPSFKHLSNKFPKLSFVYADIDECPETTQHIQYTPTFHFYRDGERVDSMFGAGEERLHDRLWLHS, from the exons atggaagcaacaaaaacacaaaatCAAAGTCAGATCACTCAGCAACATGGTAACCTGATAACAGCATCCAACGATGAACACCTAACAAACATTTTTCATCGAATCAGAACCTCAAAATCCCCA GCTGTCATCAACTTTGGTGCATCTTG GTGTCGTGTTTGTGCCGAGATCATGCCTTCGTTCAAGCATTTAAGCAACAAGTTCCCAAAGCTTTCTTTTGTGTACGCAGATATTGATGAATGCCCAGAAACAACCCAACATATTCAATACACACCTACGTTTCACTTCTATAGAGACGGGGAAAGGGTTGACAGCATGTTTGGTGCTGGTGAAGAAAGATTGCACGACCGTTTGTGGCTACATTCTTAA